A single Chloroflexota bacterium DNA region contains:
- a CDS encoding DUF4276 family protein, translated as MHFEVLVEDQSGSIALNQILEKILGSNYTNHSWKLRPYKGLGRIPKGLRGTSDPQQRILLDRLPTILQGYGHSLPDSAVVIVVVDLDTQNCLAFKQELLEKLVECNPRPRTLFRIAIEESEAWLLGDRNAVKAAYPGARDSVLNYYKQDSICGTWEVLSDAVNPKGSKRLKKVGYPEVGIAKCDWARNIAPHMDVDQNQSKKGLNNSA; from the coding sequence ATGCACTTTGAAGTATTGGTTGAGGACCAGTCGGGTAGCATTGCCCTTAATCAAATATTAGAAAAGATTCTCGGCTCCAACTATACTAATCACTCTTGGAAGTTGCGTCCATACAAGGGGCTTGGTCGCATTCCAAAAGGATTGCGAGGTACCTCGGACCCGCAGCAGCGAATACTGTTGGATCGATTGCCAACCATTTTGCAGGGGTATGGTCATAGTCTCCCAGACTCTGCTGTAGTTATCGTGGTCGTGGACTTGGATACGCAGAACTGCCTGGCATTCAAGCAGGAACTGCTCGAAAAATTGGTTGAATGCAATCCCCGTCCAAGGACACTCTTCAGAATTGCCATTGAGGAGAGTGAAGCCTGGCTGCTAGGAGACCGCAACGCTGTGAAGGCCGCATACCCCGGTGCAAGGGATTCGGTCCTTAATTACTACAAGCAAGACAGCATCTGTGGAACTTGGGAAGTCCTGTCTGATGCAGTCAATCCAAAAGGGTCGAAGCGTCTTAAGAAAGTCGGTTACCCAGAGGTCGGAATAGCCAAGTGCGATTGGGCCCGCAACATCGCGCCGCATATGGATGTTGATCAGAATCAATCTAAGAAAGGTCTGAACAACTCGGCGTAA
- a CDS encoding AAA family ATPase codes for MARIEGISIKNYRVLKDITLGKLWNTQDTQPLTPMTAVIGKNGVGKSSLFDAFGFLSDCLKLGVEEACDARGRGGFHRIHAQGSEEPIEFEVYYREETKARPITYELAIDLDAAGRPYVARERLRQRRKEQRRGWPFSFLMMNDGVGVAWKGEAQGQQVDEDGRVEIDLVAFMRQLAGEERAETEFVELQDKRRLGIATLGALKQHPRIAAFRQFMEGWYLSYFTPDAARSLPLAGPQRRLNAHGDNLGNVVQYMEREHPDRFKRILARIAERIPGVESISTQQSPDGRLLLRFNDRGFTDPFFAQQMSDGTLKVFAYLLMLEDPEPPPFICIEEPENGLYHRLLEVLATEFRRHATGRRNAPQIFVTTHQPYFVDALNPDETWVLEKGTDGFATIRRASDDEIVQAMVDEGLPLGSLWYSDYLERSEANAL; via the coding sequence ATGGCGAGAATTGAAGGCATCAGTATCAAGAACTACCGGGTGTTGAAGGACATCACGCTAGGTAAGCTATGGAATACTCAGGATACCCAACCATTGACGCCTATGACCGCAGTGATTGGCAAGAATGGTGTAGGCAAGAGTTCTCTCTTTGATGCCTTTGGTTTCTTGTCAGACTGCTTGAAACTGGGTGTAGAAGAGGCGTGCGATGCGCGTGGTCGAGGCGGATTCCATCGTATTCACGCGCAAGGGAGCGAAGAGCCAATCGAGTTCGAAGTCTATTACCGTGAAGAGACGAAGGCGCGCCCCATAACCTATGAATTGGCGATTGACCTCGACGCTGCAGGCCGTCCCTATGTCGCACGCGAACGCCTGCGCCAGCGCCGCAAGGAGCAAAGACGTGGCTGGCCGTTCTCGTTCTTGATGATGAACGATGGTGTGGGCGTGGCCTGGAAGGGTGAAGCGCAAGGGCAGCAAGTGGATGAGGATGGGCGGGTAGAGATCGATCTAGTCGCATTTATGCGGCAATTGGCAGGCGAGGAGCGCGCGGAAACGGAGTTCGTCGAGCTTCAAGACAAACGCAGACTCGGCATCGCAACCCTTGGCGCCCTGAAGCAGCATCCGAGAATTGCGGCATTCCGCCAATTCATGGAAGGGTGGTATCTGAGCTACTTTACGCCAGACGCCGCCCGTAGTCTGCCCTTGGCCGGTCCGCAAAGGCGTTTGAACGCCCATGGCGACAATCTAGGCAATGTCGTGCAATACATGGAGCGCGAACACCCGGACAGATTCAAGCGTATCCTAGCGCGCATAGCTGAACGGATTCCTGGTGTCGAAAGCATAAGTACGCAGCAGAGCCCCGACGGACGCTTGCTGTTGCGCTTCAATGACCGAGGATTCACTGACCCCTTCTTTGCCCAGCAAATGTCCGATGGCACATTGAAGGTCTTCGCCTACCTACTCATGCTGGAAGACCCGGAACCGCCGCCGTTCATCTGCATCGAGGAACCGGAGAACGGGCTCTATCACAGACTGCTGGAAGTCTTGGCTACAGAATTCCGCCGCCACGCCACGGGTAGAAGAAATGCACCACAGATATTTGTTACAACGCATCAACCCTACTTCGTTGACGCGCTCAATCCTGACGAGACCTGGGTGCTGGAGAAAGGCACGGACGGCTTCGCTACCATTCGCCGCGCCAGCGACGATGAGATAGTCCAAGCCATGGTAGACGAAGGACTACCGCTTGGAAGTCTCTGGTACAGCGACTACCTGGAGCGGAGCGAGGCCAATGCACTTTGA
- a CDS encoding type II toxin-antitoxin system VapC family toxin, protein MPYLIDSDWVIDFLAQDSEALQLIEQLAQEGIAISIITYMEVYQGVLRSQESEAASAQFAALVATVPVLPFSRAVAERCARLGETLRQQGNRPQQRALDLIIAATALTHDLVLVTRNVADYQDLPNLVLYEHR, encoded by the coding sequence ATGCCCTACCTCATTGATTCAGATTGGGTAATCGATTTTCTTGCCCAAGACTCCGAAGCGTTGCAACTCATTGAGCAACTCGCACAAGAGGGCATCGCCATTAGCATTATCACTTATATGGAAGTCTATCAGGGAGTGTTGCGGAGCCAGGAATCGGAAGCGGCGTCGGCACAGTTCGCAGCCCTCGTTGCAACAGTACCAGTCCTGCCATTCTCTCGCGCCGTGGCGGAGCGATGCGCCCGGCTGGGGGAAACACTCAGACAGCAAGGGAATCGCCCCCAGCAACGAGCACTTGATCTCATAATTGCAGCCACTGCGCTCACGCATGATCTGGTCCTCGTCACACGTAACGTTGCAGACTATCAAGACCTCCCGAATCTTGTTCTATACGAACACCGTTAG